The Raphanus sativus cultivar WK10039 chromosome 6, ASM80110v3, whole genome shotgun sequence sequence tcaaaaaaataaataaattaaaatagacCAATTGCACCGCGAACAGGGTTAAGGACAACACTAGGACGTTTCTTATCTAGGGACAAATTGGTTCAGTAATCTAGAAAAGTTGGTGGGTCCCACACCAAAAACACAAGGACCACTTTAAGGACTTGGCGATGTTCATGCTCTAACAGCCCACATGTTTGTAAGGTCGTACGTATTTACTATATACTCTGGGATACATTTTTCTGAAAGGACCACTCTCCCCGCAAATGTGGTATGCATTGTCATATCTATCAAAAACCACAATGACCTTCCTCTCCTCGTCAATAAAAAAATGGCGAGAGTTAATGTGTTGCATCGTTTCAACTTTAAAGAATTTGCTCCAGGACACTTCGTAGGGTTCAATCTTATTTGTAACCCAAATATCATCAACCCCAGAAGCATTATACCATGGGGCAAATAACACTGCAAGCCTCTCCTCTTTAACCGAAGATAGACAAACAGTATGAAAGGAGTGAGAGCATGGAGGTAGAGGCAGATGTGGTCCAAATCTCTCTCTTGTAAAATCAAAACAGTGTAAGAAACCATCTTTTGATTCATAATCTGTAGCATACCAATAAGTGTTTCCCGTCAGAGACACGCCAGGTTCATTATACTTTATTGTATTTCTGTTAAAAGAGGCATCATAAGTCCTCCATGAATCAGACCTCAAATAGTAGATTTCCATCCGGGGGTTATCATTGCTGAACCTCAAGATTTTGTGGCTACCACAAGATCTATCATAGCCGAAAGCAAACTTTTCATTCAAACAGTGTGGTGGGCATTCGATCCATCTTCTTTTCCCCCAATAAGGGTTCCAAACCAAAAGCCTATTTTTGTTGTTTCTCCATACACAGAGCAATAAACCTTTGGAGAAAAAGGCTTGAGATATAAAGACTATTTCCTCTGAATGTTCTCGTTCAATACTTATTCCTTTACGGTTTATGGATAAATCAAAGTCTTTGTTGCAAGTTTCATAGAGACTGACGCTAGTCAAATAATCCTTGGAACCCCCCGCAGTGATTATAAGGTACTCCTTTTCTCTTGCTGCAGCTGCTGCTCTGTCAATGTGCTTATTGGCAAATCTCTCATCTTTGGATAAAGCGTTCCAGTTTTTGCAAGTAGACCGCACTTTTCCGATAGATTTCACCGGAACCCTGCAGAGTATCTCCTCCACCAAATCTTGTGGAAGATCGTTAATTGTCATCTTCATGTTTTCTTTCAACTTTCAAACCTTTGTGGAAACGAATAAGTCCAATCCACCTATAAAAGACGCAGTTCTTTTTTCCTTTGTGGTTGTGTGTGTTTTCTTCGAGTTGCTGACGATAGTTTGTTATAGAAGTAACAGAAACCCTAAGACTCAGTAAAGTATTGAGATGTTGGGCTAGTCTTGTTTAGGCCCCATTAGACGTATTAGAAGCGACcttaaatttttactttttttttttgaaacacaactttaaatttatactattttcaatttttaatcaaGATACATAGACGAGTCATTGCGGAAAAATAAACAACTAAATTTTCCGGTCCGCGCagatgtaattttttaaaaatatgttgctATTTGCTTTCATGTTAATTTGTATAACAAATTAAGTAGAGGAACTAACCAAAGTTGtagcaaagagaaaaaaacacagGGTAAGGAAATCATGGACTGCTGCTGAGATGGAACACAAGTAAACTGCCCCCACGCCCACAGCCACAGCATGGAGTTGCTTCTCAAAAGGAGAGGAAGAGCGCTCCCTCTTCtgtgattttaaataaattaattattcatCATCTATTGCATATATAGATTCTACCGCATATATATAGCAGATGAGATACATCTTGAAGATTTATTATTGTTTGAAAGAAATCGCTAATCTGTTACGTACCTAGATTTGCACGGAGCTTGGAACATAACATCCCACAAGATCGAAAGCTTCTGAGTATTGTCTGAGATCAACTTTTCTGAAATGGCCACTCTCCCCACTAATGACCCATGCATTGTTATGTCTATCAAAAACCACAACGACCTTCTTCTCCTCGTCAATAAAAAAATGGCCAGACTTAACACAATGATCAATGTGTTGCCTCGCTTCAACTCTGAAGAATTTGCTCCAGGACACCTCGTAGGGTTCGATCTTATTCGTTACCCAAATATCAAGCCCAAGACTAGGATACATTGAGGCAAATAACACTGCAAGCTTCTCCTCTTTAACCGAAGATAGAGAAACAGCATAGTAATTAGAGTAAGAGCACGGAGGTAGGGGCAGATGCGGTCCAAATCTCTCTCTTGTAAAATCAAAACAGCTTAAACCATATCTTGATTCAGAATCTCTAGCATACCAATAAGTATTCCCCTTCAAAGACAAGCCAGGCACAATGTACTCTATTATATTCCTGCGCGAAGGTGCGTCAACAGTCCTCCATGAGTCAAAGCTCAAATCATAGATTTCCACGTGCCTGTTGGGTTTGTCACTGCTAAACCTCAAGATCTTGTGCCTACCACAAGATGTATCATAGCCGAAAGCAAACCTTTCATACGAACAATACATAGTTGGGCAATCTATCCATCTTGGTTTTCCCCAATACGGGTTCCAAACCAAGAGCTTGCTTTTGATGTTTCTCCATACACATATCAGTAAACCGCTGGAGACAAGAACTTGACTTCTAACGAGTGTTTCATCTGAAAACTGTAAATGTTCTCGTGGAATACTTATACATGTACGGTTTATGGATACATCGAAGTTTTTGTTGCAAGTTTCATAGAGATTGAACCTAACCAAGTAAACCATGGTATCCCCCGTCGTGATCATCAGAAACTCCTTTTCTCttgctgctgctgttgctgcATTTTCAATGTGCTTATTGGCAAATCTCTCATCTTTAGATATAAGATTCCAGTTTTTGCAAGTAGATCGCACTGCTGGTATAGTTTTCACCGGGACCCTAGAGAGGATCTTCTCCACCAAATCCCTTGGAAGATTGGTCATTCTCATCTTAATTCTGTTTCAAGTTTCAAAGACTCTCTGACTTTTCTTTCTCAAGTGGCTGTCGATAGTTTGttaagaaaccctaaaactTAAGTATATCAGAATGTTAATGTCTCCGAACTCCAACAAAGATTACTTTTGTTGGGTCAGTATTATTTAGGCCCATTACATGTAACATAGATTTTTATAAGTTTGTTTAACTGAATCTGTAGCTCTCTCTCCGTTTTGTAAAATAGAAGTAAATTAATTTTCGATCACATATTGCAAAGGAGAGATGAGATCTATGTTGCACCGGAACGGATACGGGCACAGATACGGGGACGGGAGCAGGGACGGGAAACGGCTAAACTTAAAATTTATGGATACGGGTACGGCATGGATATgcctataaaaatatatatacatatataatatatatattcataaatttttaaaccaaatcatagtcatcatataaaaataaaacatcactaTAATATCTTATGTACGTATGATTTGAAAAACCATGAAACAACACACATACGTAAttgacaaaccaaaaaacaGAGTTTGTTATAGTACTTACTGTGTTTCTCTAAGAGATGATGAGAATTGACAattaagaaagaagatgaagacaaTAAGAGTTTATTTAAGATTAAAATCAAAAAATGGTTTAGAACTTTTTAACCCTAATCGTTTAACTAAATGACgtgtttccttttttgttttccaGAAAAATATACTGAGTTTACATAAGAAACGTTTCAAAAACGTTTCCGAAACTTAACTACGCCGTTTCCACAAATCTTTGCCGTCTCCACCGACTCTGAAATGTTTCGGAAACGTTCCCACGCCGTCCCACCACATCTCCGTCCCGGAAACGCCGCTGGTACGTGAGACGGCAGTGAATTGCCGTCCCCGTGCTTCATAGGATGAGATACAACTTCAAATTTATCTATCGGCTAGTATAGTTTTGAAAAACATGTAAAGGGCCTAATCACTAATTCACTTAGATTTGCACAGAGCTCGGAACATAACAGCTCACAAGTTTGCAAGGTCGTGTGTATGGAGATTGTCTGAGATCCACTTTTCTGACACGATCCCAATCTCCCCATCAATGATGGAAGCTGTTTTGTATGCTTTCTCATCAGTCTCGTCTATATCACTAAAAGCCacatcaatcttcttctcctcgTCAATCAAAGAAGTTGCTACACAACACCACATCATGctcaatattatatattggtaATCCAAATATCAATCTCAAATGTATGCCACAGGTATAAAAAAGCGCCGCAAGCTTCTCTTCTTTAACCGTAGACAGAGTCATATTACACACAATATAAGAGTTAGGCACATGAAGAGGTAAAGACAGACGCGGTCCAAACAAATTAAAAGCAATTATAATGAGTGTCTTTATATCTCTATCATGTTAGTAAATATTTCTCTTCAGAGGCAAGTTAGGTCTGTGAAACACTTCTATATTCCTCTCAAGATCGAGTGGCATTAGGAGCGCTCTATGAGTTAGAGCTCAAATCGTATATGTCGAAATTACTATTGTAAAACCTCAAGATTTTAGCTTTCCCTTTTTCTGTGTTTGTTTAAGGTTTCGTTTCTTTATGAGAATCGAATGATGATGGAGTCTAATATAAGCAGGTGAAGCAATCTTCACTTCGCAACTCCATTACATGGCTTCAGATGCAAGGCACTTCTGAGTTGGTAATTTCAAGGTTATTTTACATGCTAATGTTAATGAAAAATAAGTGAGAACAGAATAAAACACACGTAAAGTGAATGCTTCAGCAAAACACAACTAAAGTCAGCCCTGGATACCTGCGATGTCATCCTCACACGTGGAattagaaaaacatataaatgaaacaaaaacagagttttAAGCAAAATTAGTTTGAAGATATTTGAAGAAGCTATGGACTGCTGCTTAGATGGTACAAAAGTAAAGAAAAGAGAGGAAAAGCTCTCTCttttaagatatttaaataaataaattctttATCATATGTTGTGTAGATCGAAGAAATTATATAGAGCTTCGAATTTATTGCTGTTTGAAAGAACATGTAAATGGACTAATCACCAATCTGTTACTTAAATTTGCACAGAGCTTGGAACATAACATCCCACAAGTTGGAAAGCTCCTGATAATGGTCTGAGATTTACTTTTCTGAAATGACCACTCTCCACACTACAGATGTATGATCTGTCAGTTACGCCATATATATCAAAAACCACAGTGATCTTCTTCTCCTCGTCAATAAAAAAGTAGCCAGACCTAAAACCACGATCAATGTCTTGTATCGTTTTTTCAGTTTCAACTTTGAAGAATCTGCTCCACGAAACCACGTAGGGATCTTCAATCTTATTTGTAACCCAAATATCAAACCCAAAAGTACTCCATGGTGAAAATAACACAGCAAGCTTCTCTTCTTTAACCGAAGATAGAAAAACACAATATCTAGAGTAAGAGGACGGAGGCAGAGGTAGACGTGGTCCAAACCTCTCTCTTGTAAAATCAAAACAGTGTAAGAAATAATCTTTGGATTCATTATCGCTAGCACACCAAAAAGTATTTCCCTTCAAAGACAAGCCAGGTTCAGAAGACCCCACATTCTTGTCAAAAGCTACATCAACAGTCCTCCATGAATCAGAGCTCAAATCGTAGATGTCCATCATGTGGTTGTCAGGGTTATCTTTGCTTAACCTCAAAATCTTGTGGCTACCACAAGATTTGTCACACCCAAATGCCAAAATTTCAAACGAACGATATACTGGGCATTCGATCCATCTTATTTTCCCCCAATAAGGGTTCCAAAGCAAAAGCCTACTGATGCTTGTGGTGTTTCTGCATACATATAGCAGTAAACCATTGGAGAGAAAGACTTCAGATATATAGAGTGTTTGATCTGAATGGTCTCGTGCAATACTTATAGCTTTACCGTTTATGGATAAACCAAACTTTTTATTGTGAGTTTCATAGAGCTTGACGCTACTCAAATAATCCATGGAATCCCCAATTATAAGGTACTGCTTTTCTCTTGCTGCTGCTTTGCCAATGTGCTTATTGGCAAATCTCTCATCTTTAGATATAACGTTCCAGTTTTTGCATGTAGATCGCACTGCTCTTATAGATTTCACCGGAACCCTAGCGAGAATCTCCTCCAGCAGATCCCTAGGAAGATTAAATATCATCATAGTCACTGTTTCAAGTTTCAAGCAACGACCAATGAACACAGAGATCAAGTTAGGTCAACCTTCAAACACTCTTTCCTTTTTGGCAACTGATTTCTCGCGAAGATTTATCGTTAGATTATTGAAGATTTAGAAACCCTAAGTTATAAGGATTATGAAGTATATATAGCAAATATTCAACGGTGGAGTGTCTGTTAGGTTACGGGTATTGGGTCATTCTTATTTAGGCCCACTAGATGTATTAGTGATGAAGATCTGATTTTAAGgcctttatttttattttttgctacCAATACCAGTACGAATCGATTAAACCGAGTCATAGATATCAAACCAAACGAAGTCAACCAGAACCATCATCCCAAACCAAAAGTGTGAACCATAACAGAACCGGCCttatgtttcttttatttatttaagctTTTTGTTTCAGTCAAATAATGAAACTGTGTCTTCTTAACGATATATAAGGAATCAACCTTCTCCATTTTCCTAATTTCACATAATTGCATGGAGATAATGTCTACACCTTCCTTCTTGTATTTTctcataaaatattattgttatttattagattttaaattgattCAAGCCATGACCTAAATCATGCAGTTTAACAACTTACTACAAAAGTTAGGAGATCATAAAAGAACTATAAACAATCGGATCAATCATGATTCGATTGACTTTAGAGGTAGATCAAGAGAACATTTACCCACACATCCACTTCAATTTCCACGGTTTCCTTGTTCGCGACTCGTAAACCAGAGCCGGACTTggtaatattcaaaaaaaaaaaagaagcaaagttTCTGTTTTGGGTTATAAAGTTTGTGTCTTTGAGCTCTCATGTCGACTAGTGTTCAAGGAGAGACAATGGATCTTGATTTAAACCAAGACCCATCTTCTGGTTCCGAGATTTCTCCATGGTCAAACGAGCTCGACACTACTCACTCGCGGATTCAAGAATCAGGCAACGAGAAACACCAACAACACCAGTACATGTTATCCGCAACCAGAGAATCAGTGGAAGAAAAGTAAGTAATGTCTTCACTTATCCTATGTTTTTAATTAGGGTTATTTTACGTGTTAATGTTTCATTTTGGGATGAAAACGAAGCTTCATCCGGATGTGCCCAAAACCGGGGTTAGGCACATTTCAAAGTCATCCTCACACGTGGAattagaaaaacatataaatataacaaaaacagTTGAGTAATATAATTAGTTTGAAGAGATTTGAAGAAGCCATGGACTGCTGCTGAGATGGAACACAAGTAAAGAAACGAGAGGAAGTgactaatttaaattaattattcatCATCTGTTGCATATATAAAAGGAGATGAAATACAACTTCAAGTTTTACTCTTGTTTGAAAGAACGTGTTAATTGACTAATCACTAACCTGTTAGTTATATTTGCACAGAGGTTGGAATATAACATCCAACAAGTACGGAAGCTCCTGAGTATTGTCCGAGATCCACTTTTCTGACATGACCACTCTCCGCAAAAATGATGTATGATTTGTTAATTTGGCCATACATATCAAAAACCACAGTGAGCTTCTTCTCCTCATCAATAAAAAAATGGCCAGACCTAAAACGATGATCAATGCGTTGCATCGTCTCAGTTCCAACTTTGAAGAATTTGCTCCATGAAACCACGTAGGGATCTTCGATCTTATTTGTGACCCAAATATCAACCCGAAAAGTACTCCGTGGTGAAAATAACAATGCAAGCTTCTCTTCTTTAACTGAAGATAGAAAAACACTATCTCTAGAGGGATAGGACGGAGGCAGAGGCAGAGGTAGAGATGGTCCAAACCTCTCTCTTGTAAAATCAAAACAGTGTAAGAAACGACCTTCTGATTCAAAATAAGTGTTTCCCTTCAAAGACAAGCCAATTTCAATATACTTTATTAAATGTCTGTCAAAAGTGGCATCAAGAGTCCTCCACGAATAAGAGCTCACATCGTAGATGTCCATGTGCTTGTTCGAGTTATTAGTCCTTAACCTCAAGATTTTGTGGCTACCACAAGCTTTGTCATAGCCGAACGCAAACCTTTCATACCAACAATATGGTGGGCGTTCGATCCAGCTTCTTTTTCCCCAATAGGGGTTCCAAACAAAAAGCCTACTTCTGTTGTTTATGGTGGTTCTCCATACGCATAGCAGTAAACCGCTGGAGACAAAGACACGAGATAGATAGAGTGTTTGATCTGAATGTTCTCGTGCAATACTTATAGCTTTGCCGTTTATGGATAAACCAAAGTTTTTGTTGTGAGTTTCACAGAGATTGACATTACTCAAATAATCCCTAGAAGCCCCCGTTATCATAATATACACCGTTTctcttgctgctgctgctgctttgTCAATGTGCTTATTGGCAAATCTCTCGTCTTTAGATAAAACGTTCCAGTTTTTGCATGTTGATCGCACTGCTCCAATAGATTTCACCGGAACCCTAGAGAGAATCTCCTCCACCAAATCTCTTGGAAGATTCGTTATTGTCATCGTCATATTGTTTCAAGtttcaaaccttttttttttctttgtgtgtgCCTCTCGAGTGGCTGTCGATAATAGCACAGAAACCCTAAAAATTAGCAAAGTACTGTATAATATATGTACTGAGAATATTAGGATGTGTTATTGGTTTACATACTTTTATGGATTtgaaaatacaaatcaaatcaagtgttattggtTTTGTGATTTTATAATCCATATTCAAATTcattgttattggttctataattttaaaatctgtattaaaatccattgttattggttttatgatttcaaaatagattttaaaatcaagtgttattcaataataatgatttgtttaaggatttgatttaaaattggATCAGAATGGATTTGTGAGtgattttaagttaaaaatacaAAGGAGCAAATATTGCATTGAACCTTGTTATTTTGACAAGTTCGTATATGTATTGCATATGTTAATTATAAAAGGCACTAACAAAAGATACGAGACTTTTCAAATTGCAAATTGAACGTCCCATTCGACGTGTAACCACAAGAGCTGGTCAAGATTATATAGAAAATGTGCTGAAAGAAGATCCTCTTCACTTTAGAGAGTTATATCGAATGTATCCAGATATTTTCTTGAAGTTATGCAATCTCATCCGAGAGAAGACAGGGTTAACTGATACAAGATATATTAGCCTTGAAGAAATGGTTGCATCTTTTCTCTTGGTAGTTGGCCAAAATGCAAGGTATTGCTATACACGAGATACTTTTAAAAGATCCAAATTTGCTATAAGTGAGAACTTTCATAAAGTTTTGCAAGCTTTAAACCAAATTTCACCAAGTTTCATGGCTACCGCTGGACCTGGAATACCTCAAAAGATTAGGGAAAATACAAGATTTTATCCTTATTTTAAggtacttatatatatataatttttatctatgttcttatcattattattttgatcatatatttgttatatttttaggaTTGTGCAGGAGCTATCGATGGTACACATATATTTGCAATGgtacaaaaaaaagaagcatttGCTTTCCGAAACCGAAAAGGAGATATATCACAAAATGTATTGGCTGCATGTAATTTTGATCTTGAGTTCATATACGTACTCAGTGGATGGGAAGGTTCAGCTcatgattcaaaaatattaaatgatgcTTTAACAAGGAACACAAATCGACTACCAGTTCCAGAAGgtacatataaatatgtataatatatattgtaatccTTGATAATATttccataaataattatttatttttaaatatcaggAAACTTTTATCTGGTTGATTGCGGTTTCGCAATCGTCGCAACTTTTTGGCTCCATATCGTGGTGTTCGATACCATCTACAAGAGTTTTCTGGTCAAGATACTACTCCACAAAATGACAAAGAGTTGTTCAATCATCGTCATGCTTTTCTGAGGAATGTTATC is a genomic window containing:
- the LOC108807727 gene encoding putative F-box protein At3g20705, producing MTMTITNLPRDLVEEILSRVPVKSIGAVRSTCKNWNVLSKDERFANKHIDKAAAAARETVYIMITGASRDYLSNVNLCETHNKNFGLSINGKAISIAREHSDQTLYLSRVFVSSGLLLCVWRTTINNRSRLFVWNPYWGKRSWIERPPYCWYERFAFGYDKACGSHKILRLRTNNSNKHMDIYDVSSYSWRTLDATFDRHLIKYIEIGLSLKGNTYFESEGRFLHCFDFTRERFGPSLPLPLPPSYPSRDSVFLSSVKEEKLALLFSPRSTFRVDIWVTNKIEDPYVVSWSKFFKVGTETMQRIDHRFRSGHFFIDEEKKLTVVFDMYGQINKSYIIFAESGHVRKVDLGQYSGASVLVGCYIPTSVQI
- the LOC130496025 gene encoding putative F-box protein At3g20705, producing MRMTNLPRDLVEKILSRVPVKTIPAVRSTCKNWNLISKDERFANKHIENAATAAAREKEFLMITTGDTMVYLVRFNLYETCNKNFDVSINRTCISIPREHLQFSDETLVRSQVLVSSGLLICVWRNIKSKLLVWNPYWGKPRWIDCPTMYCSYERFAFGYDTSCGRHKILRFSSDKPNRHVEIYDLSFDSWRTVDAPSRRNIIEYIVPGLSLKGNTYWYARDSESRYGLSCFDFTRERFGPHLPLPPCSYSNYYAVSLSSVKEEKLAVLFASMYPSLGLDIWVTNKIEPYEVSWSKFFRVEARQHIDHCVKSGHFFIDEEKKVVVVFDRHNNAWVISGESGHFRKVDLRQYSEAFDLVGCYVPSSVQI
- the LOC108807726 gene encoding putative F-box protein At3g20705; its protein translation is MMIFNLPRDLLEEILARVPVKSIRAVRSTCKNWNVISKDERFANKHIGKAAAREKQYLIIGDSMDYLSSVKLYETHNKKFGLSINGKAISIARDHSDQTLYISEVFLSNGLLLYVCRNTTSISRLLLWNPYWGKIRWIECPVYRSFEILAFGCDKSCGSHKILRLSKDNPDNHMMDIYDLSSDSWRTVDVAFDKNVGSSEPGLSLKGNTFWCASDNESKDYFLHCFDFTRERFGPRLPLPPSSYSRYCVFLSSVKEEKLAVLFSPWSTFGFDIWVTNKIEDPYVVSWSRFFKVETEKTIQDIDRGFRSGYFFIDEEKKITVVFDIYGVTDRSYICSVESGHFRKVNLRPLSGAFQLVGCYVPSSVQI
- the LOC108807724 gene encoding putative F-box protein At3g20705, with the translated sequence MKMTINDLPQDLVEEILCRVPVKSIGKVRSTCKNWNALSKDERFANKHIDRAAAAAREKEYLIITAGGSKDYLTSVSLYETCNKDFDLSINRKGISIEREHSEEIVFISQAFFSKGLLLCVWRNNKNRLLVWNPYWGKRRWIECPPHCLNEKFAFGYDRSCGSHKILRFSNDNPRMEIYYLRSDSWRTYDASFNRNTIKYNEPGVSLTGNTYWYATDYESKDGFLHCFDFTRERFGPHLPLPPCSHSFHTVCLSSVKEERLAVLFAPWYNASGVDDIWVTNKIEPYEVSWSKFFKVETMQHINSRHFFIDEERKVIVVFDRYDNAYHICGESGPFRKMYPRVYSKYVRPYKHVGC